A genomic region of Trypanosoma brucei brucei TREU927 chromosome 3, complete sequence contains the following coding sequences:
- a CDS encoding hypothetical protein, conserved (similar to Tubulin tyrosine ligase-like protein 1. (Swiss-Prot:O95922) {Homo sapiens}) has translation MITDVTSTKRPVESRKCIVVMCADTRYHVVRTAAVSLGWHVEDGERDDVPSSFHGISLNKDMNSLSETISLLGAKCNAALNPQIIWLDKSVLSSRVAALSCFHRVNHFPGMHVIARKATLFKRLMRIRRQHDLSPTLRRSLDAFPWSFSPSTELLQLERFISDGREGEIFILKPNKGCEGKGIIITAEPLHVVERMTDEERNECLVQQYVPHPLCIDRKKFDLRIYVLVTSVVVGKPPRKGFRGAAPPKETHGGSSFPLNGLQLFVHKEGLVRICTEDYATPNASNCKRQGMHLTNYAVNKRAQGFSVGDVLNTDDSSSNGICEGNKRDFKFLEHYINGLVGCKSDTTEDDVSGGETTSRWERVLHRIDRCILLTVLSGLENLRREFIGTGASRGSRSDGRNCFELLGVDILLTEDLKPVLMEVNHSPSLFCDSDFDFRTKHRVLMDVFRLLEPYVPSLENCNDAAYATLQESITAGGNMSSTGFRQISPLRVGGDDWADEEMQMFEEMLRHANGLR, from the coding sequence ATGATAACGGACGTTACGAGCACTAAACGGCCCGTGGAATCACGCAAGTGCATTGTTGTAATGTGTGCGGATACGCGTTATCATGTTGTTAGAACTGCTGCCGTATCGCTTGGTTGGCACGTGGAGGACGGGGAACGTGATGATGTaccctcctcctttcatGGGATTTCACTAAATAAAGATATGAATTCCCTTAGTGAAACAATTTCTCTTCTCGGCGCCAAGTGTAATGCGGCTCTAAATCCTCAGATAATTTGGCTGGACAAAAGCGTTTTATCGTCCCGTGTCGCTGCGTTATCGTGCTTCCATCGCGTCAATCACTTCCCAGGCATGCATGTGATTGCACGTAAAGCTACCTTGTTTAAGCGGCTCATGCGTATCCGCCGCCAACACGATCTGTCGCCAACGTTAAGGCGTTCACTTGACGCGTTTCCATGgagtttttccccttccacaGAGTTACTTCAACTTGAGAGGTTTATTAGCGATGGACGTGAAGGGGAAATCTTTATACTTAAACCAAATAAAGGATGTGAGGGGAAGGGTATAATCATTACAGCGGAACCTCTACATGTTGTGGAGAGGATGACagatgaggaaagaaatgagTGCCTCGTACAACAGTACGTGCCGCATCCCCTTTGTATTGACCGTAAGAAGTTTGATTTGCGTATTTATGTCCTCGTGACGTCTGTTGTTGTCGGTAAGCCGCCTCGAAAAGGGTTCCGCGGTGCAGCTCCGCCAAAAGAAACGCATGGTggatcttcttttcctctaaATGGGCTTCAGTTGTTTGTTCATAAGGAGGGTTTGGTGCGTATCTGCACAGAAGACTATGCGACCCCCAACGCAAGCAACTGTAAAAGACAGGGCATGCATTTAACCAATTACGCTGTTAATAAGCGGGCTCAAGGGTTTTCGGTTGGTGATGTTTTGAATACAGATGATAGTAGCAGTAATGGGAtttgtgaaggaaacaagCGAGACTTCAAGTTTTTGGAGCATTACATCAATGGCCTTGTTGGGTGCAAATCCGATACAACTGAAGATGATGTTTCCGGCGGCGAAACCACATCACGCTGGGAACGTGTCTTGCACCGAATCGACAGATGTATTTTACTGACGGTACTTTCCGGATTGGAGAATTTGCGGCGAGAGTTTATTGGAACAGGAGCTTCACGTGGTTCACGAAGCGACGGTCGTAACTGCTTTGAGTTACTTGGAGTTGACATTTTGTTAACGGAGGATTTAAAGCCTGTTCTTATGGAGGTAAATCATTCCCCTTCCCTATTTTGCGACTCCGATTTTGACTTTCGAACAAAACACCGCGTACTGATGGATGTATTTCGTTTGCTAGAACCATATGTGCCTTCGCTTGAGAATTGTAATGATGCGGCGTATGCAACACTTCAGGAGTCCATAACTGCGGGAGGTAACATGTCTTCGACGGGGTTTCGACAAATATCTCCTTTACGCGTGGGTGGTGATGACTGGGCGGATGAAGAAATGCAAATGTTTGAGGAAATGCTTCGTCATGCAAACGGGTTGAGGTAA
- a CDS encoding protein transport protein Sec24A, putative, with translation MNFAVPPEYLASYVNAQAVVPKTAPPANLQHRFEDPHQMQNWGPQGVAPVTTDAHTTYGTHADQPQEYLPQQYQQGGQPITAQNSNKLYKASAPPHSPQPQQYLPTAPSPQQSDTVICWDVQLAKLHEKSTFLDHPTIPRFLHSYVDQDMSRLPPSLQYIAPANRTTMRPTAQVLPNTSKLADTLQLPLGIIFQPFADTRPAEVDFSQLGGRLIRCCRCIAYINPFTTFCEGGRRWQCMLCRHMNETPNEYFCQLDQQTGLRLDLLQRPELTHCSVDIYPSREFLRNPPQRPAFILLLDCTYHAIASGNLRAICEGVLAALDTMKDEDAIYMGVIGFSSTVYFFNMASTLQSPRVIVAPDIVWDDCKVEDNFKVEPIELPSSVNELLVNVKDSYPLLKELFEKLPEMCSDTKDVGCAFGPAFAAALSMLGNSGGKILASIDTMPSIGSGKLSPRFNISKLSNQPKEYTVLTEANEWYKHRALACSNSNISVDIFAGSAQDLDLATIAPLARLTSGKIYRCTPVTLNGISRQVHRVLTRYTAFEALLRVRTSKGLTVPNFYGHCHVREPDLLALPIGDEDSSYTVELKPTHDLKGNYAYVQIAVVHTSRSRERRIRVHTFQLAISGSIGQVVNSADSLAVASFLSKMAIDSAIKNPFQKVQQRIMERLLTTIRAVKTHNESHGQRGGYFMMPDSLRFVPQLLHGFFRSAAIGFSTSTPILPDERMAAISQVVCTAPQGIVPFFIGWTFEVYSPYVPPEELPQPIFSSQSFFKPDGVYLLHIGTALVLWYGRTTDPAVLNVLGLPSNSGETQAPKGPPQSQGREPRYLITDEQLIEIRRRLDELLWKLSDITRCGFTVSLEICQQGSKTIEPVLTRMMMEDEVRSLPNYASFLRDVWQRSSLIAK, from the coding sequence ATGAACTTCGCCGTACCTCCAGAATATTTAGCTTCTTACGTGAATGCGCAGGCCGTGGTACCAAAAACCGCGCCACCGGCTAATCTTCAGCATCGATTTGAGGACCCGCACCAAATGCAAAACTGGGGTCCCCAAGGTGTTGCACCAGTTACCACTGATGCGCACACAACATACGGAACTCATGCTGATCAGCCACAAGAATATCTCCCGCAGCAGTACCAACAGGGTGGGCAACCAATAACAGCGCAAAACTCAAACAAACTCTACAAGGCGTCAGCACCTCCCCACTCACCACAACCGCAGCAATATTTGCCAACCGCACCTTCTCCCCAGCAATCAGACACGGTGATTTGTTGGGATGTTCAACTCGCAAAGTTGCATGAGAAGAGCACATTTCTTGATCACCCCACAATTCCgcggtttcttcactcatATGTGGATCAGGATATGTCACGGTTACCTCCATCGCTGCAGTACATCGCTCCCGCAAATCGTACGACCATGCGGCCAACTGCTCAAGTGCTTCCAAATACATCGAAGCTGGCAGACACGTTGCAGCTGCCGCTAGGAATTATTTTTCAACCCTTTGCGGATACCCGACCAGCTGAAGTAGATTTTTCACAACTAGGTGGGCGCCTTATACGTTGTTGCAGGTGCATTGCATATATAAACCCTTTCACAACGTTCTGTGAAGGAGGGCGGCGGTGGCAGTGCATGTTATGCCGGCACATGAATGAGACACCGAACGAATACTTTTGCCAACTGGATCAACAAACAGGGTTGAGGTTAGATTTGCTTCAGCGCCCCGAGTTGACACATTGTTCAGTAGACATCTACCCATCACGGGAGTTTTTGCGAAATCCCCCTCAACGGCCGGCATTTATTCTTTTGTTGGACTGCACGTATCATGCAATAGCTTCAGGGAATCTGCGGGCCATTTGTGAGGGCGTTCTTGCAGCGCTTGACACTATGAAAGACGAGGACGCCATTTATATGGGTGTTATTGGCTTTTCATCTACGGTGTACTTTTTCAACATGGCCTCGACATTACAGTCCCCTCGGGTTATTGTGGCACCCGACATTGTGTGGGATGATTGCAAGGTGGAAGACAACTTCAAAGTAGAACCCATTGAATTACCCAGCAGCGTTAATGAACTGTTGGTTAATGTGAAGGATTCCTACCCGCTGCTGAAGGAGCTTTTTGAGAAACTTCCAGAGATGTGCAGCGATACGAAAGATGTGGGTTGCGCATTTGGTCCTGCTTTTGCTGCGGCACTCTCCATGCTTGGAAACAGTGGAGGTAAGATACTGGCGAGTATTGACACCATGCCGTCTATTGGCAGTGGAAAACTAAGCCCACGATTTAACATTTCAAAACTCTCTAACCAACCAAAGGAGTATACTGTGTTGACGGAGGCAAACGAATGGTACAAACATCGGGCTTTGGCGTGCTCGAATAGTAATATATCCGTTGACATATTCGCTGGTTCCGCACAGGATTTGGATCTGGCGACAATTGCTCCTCTTGCTCGCCTCACCTCAGGAAAAATATACCGTTGTACCCCAGTTACTTTGAACGGCATCTCACGTCAGGTGCACCGTGTGTTGACGCGGTACACCGCCTTTGAGGCTCTTCTACGCGTGCGCACGTCAAAGGGCCTAACTGTACCGAATTTCTATGGACATTGCCACGTGCGGGAACCCGATCTTCTTGCTCTTCCCATAGGTGATGAAGATTCTTCTTACACAGTGGAGCTAAAACCTACCCATGACCTCAAGGGAAACTATGCTTATGTTCAAATTGCTGTTGTTCACACCAGTCGTTCTCGAGAGAGGCGTATTCGTGTGCATACATTTCAACTGGCTATATCGGGATCTATTGGTCAGGTAGTGAACTCCGCGGACTCTCTCGCAGTTGCGTCTTTCCTCAGCAAGATGGCTATTGACAGTGCCATAAAGAATCCATTCCAAAAGGTTCAGCAGCGGATAATGGAGCGCTTACTGACTACCATACGTGCAGTGAAAACTCATAACGAATCTCATGGTCAACGTGGTGGGTATTTTATGATGCCAGATTCACTTCGTTTCGTCCCTCAGTTGTTGCATGGTTTCTTTAGGAGTGCAGCGATTGGGTTCTCGACTTCGACGCCTATTCTCCCAGACGAGCGTATGGCTGCCATCTCCCAAGTGGTTTGTACGGCACCGCAAGGTATCGTTCCTTTTTTCATTGGATGGACATTTGAGGTGTATTCTCCATATGTACCGCCTGAGGAACTGCCGCAACCAATTTTTTCCTCGCaatctttttttaaaccaGATGGTGTTTATTTACTGCATATCGGAACCGCACTCGTCCTCTGGTACGGGCGAACCACTGATCCTGCCGTTCTCAACGTGTTAGGTTTACCGTCCAACAGCGGAGAAACGCAGGCACCGAAGGGACCGCCGCAGTCACAAGGAAGGGAACCGCGATATTTAATCACGGATGAACAACTGATTGAAATCCGCAGACGTTTAGATGAATTGTTGTGGAAGTTGAGTGATATCACACGCTGTGGATTTACTGTCTCTCTTGAAATATGCCAGCAGGGCAGCAAAACAATTGAGCCGGTTCTCACCCGCATGATGATGGAAGATGAAGTGCGGTCATTGCCAAACTACGCATCTTTTCTGCGGGACGTATGGCAGAGGTCTTCACTGATCGCTAAGTGA
- a CDS encoding SNF2 DNA repair protein, putative (similar to Transcriptional regulator ATRX (X-linked nuclear protein)(Heterochromatin protein 2) (HP1 alpha-interacting protein) (HP1-BP38protein). (Swiss-Prot:Q61687) [Mus musculus] similar to X-linked nuclear protein (GB:CAD35753.1){Dugesia japonica}) translates to MKGNDNDCNAADPEVSQLVIPPELERALHAHQISALHFMWRKLVDNGIERVIRQSRGAPLTDRVRLYQEVFGCIVGHSMGLGKTITALSFLLLLQKHYATSDNVSSKHKVTDSSEASEDEDTAGAPVTASCIRVLVLTPRSCTYHWQSSAEQWMSSSLFGGTQLPLYVPLGNSATDALVLKHYHEGGALLLGYEEYNKLVSRAREVAGGGQSYSRVHSIFDRSRPPLPLTRQVVMSEMLESFDVVVFDESHRFKRPKSRLVTALKQSLHAVQLRIALTGTPLQNHLEEYGVMHSVVTGGAFDLAPFRRLFAIPIERGQCADSTYEQYLEMQKCVASLRRFFSTTVHPCGPEVLKRDLPERREYLILVGLSPQQEDAYRSLLRQFFPDMNKGVILNLHHKASHICCHAMMDNQLVQVLCQSVYVDENGRETHSNLGAGRGVQTPGKDSVTDDCDSESRESSRDESEFSGDISSSSSSTSSSASDLKGQSQANTSKENASVDIWLKRLRIDESPKLNLTLSLLRYISEDLREKVVLFSTYKSHLYLLMFLLRQRGVVSEVLHGGVEVKERQLIIDRFSVDPSLRVLLCSTKALGVGINLVAANHCILFDVSWNPSDDTQATYRLYRYGQRRPVTIYRIATEGTFEHVVFFYALSKSWIHKKIVDVSDPARYDRHVKENYFIYPCPLPVDFEQVDGKPEVRTKLPNGEALQKKWRDYASLHCPSLLHTARDGTFAWIRAITEYSFLVRDSTEEAIREMGLRFEAERRKPLMPVVIEKVMGGSRPVQEKTGNTMQRCEPSLQVCLSGCADQLVSMASQGQAHHEEVQRHVADVSKQEMEKRLTCLLAKVLGVPEPAGGLVEVVTLIFHLGVDHVMQETLNKAPYAKLRSVLNARVLNSKLSEKSLQNSLKFKPFTLFAIMAPTEVTYTLTELGFNRPFAPHCTLVGVRCALRSNNISRDTLQELYNLLASASADVNIGTGDAVTAADVEAVMLKCMESYWPPYAGMALPAPTKGAEQRRSLAERALRVAGEHTTGFVLPREAARYVGISPLTDRCDVYQCQRCNDGLMERMLPEYVLKCGRCHYNAEFDLQSQPETHHACAVYQFSVVCGLLDAFSHFESLKKAFVPLECRGVLHALRRLRQLSKVYTPKEFISSVLRFGVESFLQELPEPTLGLLRLQCGAKDVDTLKDILLSDSSFALSNCVHTHVRQMLINWLKSNTVASSGMHIVTMPEALIILALQLLGKRYKGENGFAKDVLSEAQSGNLCGNAALLRFVCDAVVKLKYIERLLERPLTRATLDAFMMDYATPSGGSSESEGSKPDEQLNGQEKSDDEESKVDEEDEEMHSLSTNSASSPSFRPDSRKRQRSPSLCMSEATVLSTVQSSSYSSCYPGGESLETSVSEDRAESVAYEAMEEGDIQMVRSAHFWASHCEVYGISSTETHTIQIDGEGCTANVLHPPPNSFWAREVHGATHDGMRISSVIDLFLEKLFVLSASVRVIK, encoded by the coding sequence atgaaaggaaatgacaaCGACTGTAACGCTGCGGACCCGGAGGTATCTCAACTTGTCATTCCTCCAGAACTCGAAAGGGCTCTTCATGCACATCAAATATCTGCGCTTCACTTCATGTGGAGGAAACTTGTTGACAACGGCATAGAACGTGTTATTCGTCAGAGCCGTGGTGCACCACTAACTGACCGTGTGAGGTTGTATCAAGAAGTGTTTGGTTGCATTGTTGGTCACTCAATGGGATTGGGAAAAACCATCACTGCGCTCAGTTTCTTGTTATTACTGCAAAAACACTACGCAACATCTGACAATGTAAGTAGTAAGCACAAAGTCACCGATTCCTCTGAGGCTAGTGAAGACGAAGATACAGCCGGGGCACCCGTCACCGCTTCATGTATTCGCGTGCTTGTGTTAACACCGCGCAGTTGCACGTACCATTGGCAAAGTAGTGCTGAGCAGTGGATGAGTTCCAGTCTTTTCGGAGGCACGCAACTACCTTTGTACGTACCGCTCGGCAACAGTGCTACAGACGCCCTCGTGTTAAAACATTACCACGAAGGTGGTGCTCTGCTTCTTGGATATGAGGAGTATAATAAACTCGTATCCCGAGCGAGGGAAGTAGCTGGTGGTGGTCAGTCCTATTCTCGTGTTCATTCCATTTTTGACCGTAGTCGACCACCTCTACCGCTTACACGCCAAGTTGTCATGTCAGAAATGTTGGAAAGTTTTGATGTGGTTGTCTTTGATGAGTCGCATCGTTTTAAACGTCCCAAGTCGAGGCTTGTGACGGCACTCAAACAGTCTTTGCACGCTGTGCAACTGCGTATCGCACTGACGGGGACTCCGCTACAGAATCACCTTGAAGAATACGGCGTCATGCATTCAGTAGTGACAGGTGGTGCTTTCGATTTGGCTCCGTTTCGTCGTCTCTTCGCCATACCCATTGAGCGAGGCCAATGTGCCGATTCCACATATGAACAATATTTGGAGATGCAAAAATGTGTCGCTTCACTTCGGCGGTTCTTTTCCACTACTGTGCACCCGTGCGGGCCGGAGGTACTGAAGCGTGACCTTCCAGAACGGCGCGAGTACCTCATTCTTGTGGGGTTATCACCTCAGCAGGAGGACGCATACCGCTCTCTCTTGAGGCAGTTCTTTCCTGATATGAATAAGGGCGTAATATTAAACCTGCATCACAAGGCTTCACACATATGTTGTCATGCGATGATGGACAACCAACTTGTGCAGGTACTCTGCCAGAGTGTATATGTTGATGAGAATGGACGAGAAACCCATAGCAACTTAGGGGCGGGAAGGGGTGTTCAAACTCCTGGGAAAGATAGTGTTACTGATGACTGTGACAGCGAATCAAGGGAAAGTTCTCGGGATGAGTCAGAATTTAGTGGCGATATAAGCAGTTCCTCTTCGTCGACGTCTTCTAGTGCTAGTGACTTGAAAGGACAATCACAGGCAAATACGTCAAAGGAAAATGCTTCCGTAGATATTTGGCTCAAAAGGTTGCGAATTGACGAATCCCCGAAACTTAACCTGAcgctttcccttcttcgCTACATTAGTGAGGATCTTCGCGAAAAGGTGGTGCTCTTTTCCACTTACAAGAGCCACTTGTATCTTCTCATGTTTCTCCTAAGACAAAGAGGTGTCGTTTCTGAGGTTTTACATGGAGGCGTTGAGGTTAAGGAACGTCAGCTGATCATTGACCGCTTTTCGGTCGATCCATCGCTGCGTGTGTTGTTGTGCTCAACAAAGGCACTTGGTGTGGGTATCAACCTGGTCGCAGCTAATCACTGCATTCTTTTTGATGTGAGTTGGAACCCAAGTGATGACACCCAGGCAACTTATCGTCTCTACCGCTATGGCCAACGTCGGCCAGTAACAATTTATCGTATCGCTACAGAGGGAACTTTCGAGCATGTTGTGTTCTTTTACGCTCTGAGTAAATCGTGGATCCACAAAAAGATTGTTGATGTATCCGATCCCGCTCGGTACGATCGCCacgtaaaagaaaattatttcATCTATCCTTGTCCACTTCCCGTTGATTTTGAACAAGTCGATGGAAAACCTGAGGTTCGTACTAAACTTCCAAACGGTGAGGCGCTGCAGAAAAAATGGCGGGATTACGCTTCCCTTCACTGCCCCTCTTTACTCCATACCGCACGAGACGGCACGTTTGCGTGGATTAGGGCGATTACGGAGTATTCCTTTTTGGTGCGTGACAGCACTGAGGAGGCCATAAGGGAGATGGGATTGCGATTTGAGGCGGAAAGGCGAAAACCTTTGATGCCCGTTGTGATTGAAAAAGTAATGGGAGGAAGTCGGCCTGTGCAGGAGAAAACGGGGAACACCATGCAACGTTGTGAACCATCCCTACAGGTATGTTTAAGCGGATGCGCTGATCAACTGGTGTCGATGGCCAGCCAGGGGCAAGCTCATCATGAAGAAGTCCAGCGGCATGTGGCAGACGTAAGCAAACaagaaatggagaaaagaCTCACTTGTCTTCTCGCAAAGGTGCTCGGTGTTCCTGAGCCAGCTGGAGGATTAGTTGAAGTGGTCACACTTATCTTCCATTTAGGTGTAGATCACGTTATGCAGGAAACACTTAACAAAGCACCTTACGCGAAGCTACGTTCAGTTCTCAACGCTAGAGTTCTAAATAGCAAATTATCGGAAAAATCACTACAAAACTCACTGAAATTTAAGCCGTTCACTCTCTTCGCCATCATGGCACCAACTGAGGTGACATACACCTTAACAGAGTTAGGTTTCAACAGACCATTTGCCCCTCATTGTACACTTGTTGGTGTGCGTTGCGCTCTACGGAGCAACAATATATCTCGTGATACGCTTCAAGAGCTGTACAATCTTTTGGCTTCTGCAAGCGCCGACGTTAATATTGGAACTGGTGATGCCGTAACAGCGGCAGATGTTGAAGCTGTGATGCTGAAGTGCATGGAAAGTTATTGGCCACCGTACGCCGGAATGGCACTGCCTGCTCCTACAAAGGGCGCAGAACAGAGACGCAGCCTTGCGGAGCGCGCCTTACGAGTAGCGGGGGAGCATACAACCGGTTTTGTGCTGCCGAGGGAAGCAGCGCGATATGTTGGAATATCTCCTTTAACTGACCGGTGTGATGTTTACCAGTGTCAGCGGTGCAATGATGGATTGATGGAGCGTATGCTACCTGAATATGTGCTGAAATGCGGTCGTTGTCACTACAATGCAGAATTTGACTTACAGTCGCAACCTGAGACGCACCACGCATGTGCAGTGTATCAGTTTTCCGTTGTCTGTGGATTGTTAGATGCTTTTTCACATTTTGAGAGCCTGAAGAAGGCATTTGTGCCTTTAGAGTGTCGGGGCGTGCTGCACGCTCTGAGGCGACTCCGTCAGTTGTCGAAGGTATACACTCCAAAAGAGTTTATTTCCAGTGTGCTGCGTTTTGGAGTGGAGAGTTTTTTGCAGGAGTTGCCAGAGCCGACGCTTGGTCTTCTGCGCTTACAATGCGGGGCTAAAGATGTTGATACTTTGAAGGATATCCTCTTATCGGATTCCAGTTTCGCATTGTCCAACTGTGTTCACACGCATGTGCGGCAGATGCTGATAAACTGGTTGAAGTCGAACACAGTAGCAAGTAGTGGGATGCACATTGTTACAATGCCGGAGGCGCTTATTATACTGGCACTTCAGCTCTTAGGTAAAAGATACAAGGGGGAGAATGGATTTGCCAAAGATGTACTCTCTGAGGCACAAAGCGGTAATCTTTGCGGTAACGCGGCGTTGCTGCGGTTCGTATGTGACGCAGTTGTGAAGCTCAAATACATCGAGCGGTTGTTGGAACGCCCTCTCACACGTGCAACTTTAGACGCTTTTATGATGGACTACGCAACGCCTAGCGGCGGAAGTAGTGAAAGTGAGGGTAGCAAACCTGACGAGCAGTTGAACGGACAGGAGAAGTCTGATGATGAGGAATCAAAAGTGGAcgaagaagatgaggaaaTGCATTCGCTCTCGACAAACAGTGCTTCTTCCCCCTCATTTCGTCCTGACTCGAGGAAACGGCAGCgctctccttccctttgcatGTCCGAGGCCACCGTCTTGTCAACAGTGCAGTCATCCTCCTATTCATCATGTTATCCTGGAGGTGAATCGTTGGAGACATCTGTCAGTGAAGATCGGGCGGAGTCCGTCGCCTACGAAGCAATGGAGGAAGGTGACATACAGATGGTGCGATCTGCTCACTTCTGGGCATCACACTGTGAAGTATATGGAATCAGCAGCACGGAGACCCATACTATTCAAATAGACGGTGAAGGATGTACTGCGAATGTGCTACATCCACCTCCTAACAGCTTCTGGGCACGTGAAGTCCATGGAGCAACACACGACGGAATGCGGATATCCAGTGTGATTGATCTGTTTCTTGAGAAATTATTCGTATTATCTGCTTCGGTGCGCGTCATCAAGTAG
- a CDS encoding DNA-directed RNA polymerase II subunit 3, putative: protein MKVTIVDCKRHEHSAGETLVFKLNEVDNSFANGLRRVLLAEVPVLGVESVTIIQNTSVLPDEMIAHRIGLVPLYSKRAKQMQFFHDCLCGGTGCIECQITGELKVRCPSNQHSLQVFADSLKIDDEGVYPVSSEERGVWLLTLGRSQEINLRVLIRKSIAKTHAKFMPVSTVSMRYEPEVILNKDVISSLDPEQLRQWMRSCVHRPHSIAESNGEGHTGHIDVNKLCEECLLKEPSVVSFTEPLVFARPKKDARGHYNFTFTVETTGVLPVLQLIRDAVDVLRRKLQRVHECLTERVVPGDLVETRPIGDAPTAPVVVNEDIMDTKGAEDDLKFVMN, encoded by the coding sequence ATGAAGGTGACGATTGTAGACTGCAAGAGACATGAGCACTCAGCTGGGGAAACGTTGGTGTTTAAACTAAACGAAGTCGACAATTCATTTGCCAACGGACTCCGACGCGTGCTTCTGGCAGAGGTTCCAGTACTCGGAGTGGAATCTGTGACCATAATTCAAAACACATCGGTCCTTCCTGATGAAATGATTGCGCACCGAATCGGCCTTGTGCCCCTTTACTCTAAGAGGGCAAAACAGATGCAGTTTTTTCACGACTGCCTGTGCGGTGGGACTGGTTGTATTGAATGTCAAATAACAGGAGAGTTGAAGGTTCGTTGCCCTTCAAACCAACACAGTTTGCAAGTTTTCGCAGATTCTCTTAAAATTGACGACGAAGGGGTTTACCCCGTGAGTTCAGAGGAACGTGGTGTTTGGTTGTTAACGTTGGGTCGCTCGCAGGAAATTAACCTCCGCGTGCTAATCCGAAAAAGTATTGCCAAAACACACGCCAAGTTTATGCCAGTTTCTACGGTTTCGATGCGCTACGAACCGGAGGTGATATTGAATAAAGATGTGATTTCTAGTCTTGACCCTGAACAACTTCGGCAGTGGATGCGGTCTTGTGTCCATCGTCCACATTCCATTGCTGAGAGTAATGGAGAAGGGCACACGGGCCACATTGACGTCAATAAGTTATGCGAGGAGTGTTTGTTGAAGGAACCGTCAGTTGTCTCCTTCACTGAGCCACTTGTCTTCGCGCGTCCCAAGAAAGATGCACGTGGGCATTATAACTTTACATTCACAGTGGAGACTACTGGCGTCCTTCCTGTACTTCAGTTAATAAGAGATGCGGTTGATGTGCTGCGTCGTAAACTCCAGCGCGTGCACGAATGTCTCACTGAGAGGGTTGTTCCCGGAGATTTAGTGGAAACCCGACCTATTGGTGATGCACCAACTGCACCCGTTGTGGTGAATGAAGACATTATGGACACCAAAGGCGCGGAGGACGATCTCAAGTTCGTGATGAATTGA